One window from the genome of Mucilaginibacter ginsenosidivorans encodes:
- a CDS encoding phosphatidylinositol-specific phospholipase C/glycerophosphodiester phosphodiesterase family protein, which yields MTKTIFSVHAPKTLILVLLVFTQFYCNAQSTPLPNGFAHNDYRHKRPLFDALENGFTNIEADIFLRDTTLIVAHALPQFKSHRRNLERLYLKPLHDRVLANNGRVYADYARPVILMIDIKTGSDDTYRALARVLDKYRDMLTSYEDGDMHYGAVTVVLSGHKPYKMLEGQTTRLAFIDEDLRRVARDSSAVNSDVFTMASCKYSRMLSWDGKGPMPMLQRERLLRFVGMAHRMGSKVRLWASPDRQVVWDELLKCGVDLINTDHLVTLRNYLAKNQVTLAKADL from the coding sequence ATGACGAAAACTATTTTCAGCGTGCACGCCCCTAAAACGCTGATCCTTGTTCTCCTGGTATTTACGCAGTTTTACTGCAACGCACAATCAACCCCGCTGCCCAACGGCTTCGCCCATAACGACTACCGCCACAAGCGCCCGCTGTTTGATGCGCTCGAAAACGGCTTTACCAATATCGAGGCCGATATATTCCTGCGCGATACCACGCTGATAGTGGCGCATGCGCTCCCGCAATTCAAAAGCCATCGGCGAAATTTAGAACGACTTTACCTTAAACCCCTGCACGACCGTGTGCTGGCCAACAACGGCCGCGTATACGCTGACTACGCCCGCCCCGTCATCCTGATGATCGATATCAAAACCGGCAGCGACGACACCTACCGCGCCCTGGCCCGCGTGCTGGATAAATACCGCGACATGCTCACCAGTTACGAAGACGGCGATATGCATTATGGCGCCGTTACCGTCGTGCTTTCGGGCCACAAGCCTTATAAAATGCTCGAGGGACAAACCACCCGCCTGGCCTTTATCGACGAGGACCTGCGCCGCGTCGCCCGCGACTCGTCGGCGGTAAACAGTGATGTCTTTACGATGGCCAGTTGCAAATATTCGCGCATGCTCAGCTGGGATGGCAAAGGCCCCATGCCTATGCTTCAGCGCGAACGCCTGCTCAGGTTTGTAGGTATGGCGCACCGCATGGGTAGCAAAGTACGCCTATGGGCCTCGCCCGACCGCCAGGTGGTGTGGGACGAACTCCTCAAATGCGGCGTCGATCTCATCAATACCGACCACCTGGTAACGCTCAGAAATTACCTCGCCAAAAACCAGGTTACCCTCGCCAAAGCCGACCTTTAA
- a CDS encoding alpha-L-rhamnosidase, with amino-acid sequence MKLMKFPAILLGLQFAAAVCCAQVKVDNLLCENRTNPLGMDVTVPRFTWQLSTDKRNEMQTAYRIDISDNANFHGHVWDSGKIGSDSSVLVSYKGKPLQSGKRYYWRVRVWDNYGKASSWSETAWWQMALLQTSDWQAKWISPGYAEDTVNRPSPFMRKQFHIHKKIRSATAYITAHGMYEAQINGQRVGDAYLTPGWTSYKNRLQYQTYDVTNMLKEGSNAIGVMLGNGWYRGIIGYSDKRNVYGKDIALLAQINITYEDGTTGVIISDDSWKSSTGEIRYSEIYNGETIDHNKTQDGWTQPGFNDGQWSGVKVEDYPKNILLATYNEMVKKHETFKPVRIFKTPKGERVIDFGQNLVGWVMLKVKGKPGDTIKVWHAEVLDKLGNFYTENLRAAKAEDTYILKGNGEETFEPHFTFHGFQFIRIEGYPGDQILPEDVTAVAMYSDMKPTGTFVTSNALINQLQHNIQWGQKGNFLDVPTDCPQRDERLGWTGDAQVFSRTATFNMGVNDFFAKWLRDVAADQSPAGVVPFVVPNCLGFTQGSTGWADVSTVVPWNMYLAYGDKRILQTQYPSMKAWVDYMQHQSKNDLWQTGFHFGDWLFYSRDDDTDGTSAITDKYFIAQCFYAYSTQLLINAANVLGKQDDVAAYTALLKRIKDAFFKEYVTPNGRLVSGTQTAYTLALNFDMLPESLRPQAAQRLVENIHAYGNHLTTGFLGTPYLCHVLTRFGHNDMAYRLLLQDTYPSWLYPVKMGATTIWERWDGIKPDKTFEAASMNSFNHYSYGAIGDWMYRVMAGLDTYDDQPGYKHIRVMPHPGGGFTNATASLETYYGKAASGWEVKDGKTYYSIDIPANTKADIYLPASSVNDITENGKALAVDKDISVGAAENGYVLIKAGSGSYHFAAPAPTAPTVTTSK; translated from the coding sequence ATGAAATTGATGAAATTCCCTGCTATTTTATTGGGCCTGCAATTTGCGGCCGCTGTTTGTTGCGCCCAGGTAAAGGTTGATAACCTGCTTTGCGAGAACCGCACCAACCCGTTGGGTATGGATGTAACGGTGCCTCGTTTTACCTGGCAGCTCAGTACCGACAAGCGCAACGAGATGCAAACCGCCTACCGCATTGATATTAGCGACAATGCCAATTTTCACGGCCATGTTTGGGATTCGGGTAAGATCGGTTCCGATTCATCGGTATTGGTTAGCTATAAAGGCAAACCGCTGCAATCGGGCAAAAGGTATTACTGGCGCGTGCGGGTTTGGGATAATTATGGCAAGGCATCGTCCTGGAGCGAAACAGCATGGTGGCAAATGGCCCTGTTGCAAACCAGCGACTGGCAAGCCAAATGGATAAGTCCCGGCTATGCCGAAGACACGGTTAATCGTCCAAGTCCTTTTATGCGCAAGCAGTTCCATATTCATAAAAAGATCAGGTCGGCAACGGCTTACATTACTGCGCATGGTATGTACGAGGCACAGATAAACGGGCAGCGCGTAGGCGATGCTTATTTAACTCCCGGCTGGACAAGCTATAAGAACCGCCTGCAATACCAGACTTATGACGTGACTAACATGCTGAAGGAAGGCAGTAATGCCATTGGCGTAATGCTGGGTAACGGCTGGTACCGCGGCATTATTGGTTACAGCGATAAACGGAACGTTTACGGCAAGGATATTGCCTTGCTGGCGCAGATCAATATTACTTACGAGGACGGGACCACAGGCGTTATCATTTCTGATGATAGCTGGAAATCGTCTACCGGCGAGATACGCTATAGTGAGATATACAACGGCGAGACTATCGACCATAACAAAACACAGGATGGCTGGACCCAACCCGGGTTTAACGATGGACAATGGAGTGGCGTAAAGGTGGAAGATTACCCGAAGAATATCCTGCTGGCTACTTACAATGAGATGGTGAAAAAGCACGAGACCTTTAAGCCCGTGCGTATTTTCAAAACACCCAAAGGGGAGCGGGTGATCGATTTCGGCCAGAACCTGGTAGGATGGGTGATGCTGAAAGTAAAAGGCAAACCAGGCGATACGATCAAAGTATGGCACGCCGAGGTGCTTGATAAGCTGGGTAACTTTTATACCGAAAACCTTCGCGCGGCAAAAGCTGAAGATACATACATATTGAAAGGCAATGGCGAGGAAACCTTCGAGCCGCATTTTACTTTTCATGGCTTCCAGTTTATACGGATCGAGGGCTATCCCGGCGATCAGATACTGCCCGAAGATGTTACCGCTGTTGCGATGTATTCTGATATGAAACCGACCGGCACTTTCGTCACCAGCAATGCGCTTATCAACCAGCTGCAGCACAACATCCAATGGGGACAGAAGGGTAATTTTCTTGATGTGCCTACCGACTGCCCGCAGCGCGATGAGCGCCTGGGCTGGACCGGTGATGCGCAGGTTTTCTCGCGCACAGCTACTTTTAATATGGGTGTAAACGACTTTTTCGCCAAATGGCTGCGCGACGTGGCTGCCGACCAGTCACCGGCAGGTGTTGTGCCCTTCGTGGTGCCTAACTGCCTTGGCTTTACACAGGGCAGTACCGGCTGGGCCGATGTATCCACCGTTGTCCCCTGGAATATGTACCTGGCTTATGGCGACAAGCGTATCCTGCAAACGCAGTACCCCAGCATGAAGGCCTGGGTTGATTATATGCAGCACCAAAGCAAAAACGACCTCTGGCAAACCGGTTTCCACTTTGGCGACTGGCTGTTCTACAGCCGCGATGATGATACCGACGGCACGTCAGCCATTACCGATAAGTATTTTATAGCGCAGTGTTTCTATGCCTACTCCACCCAGTTGCTCATCAACGCCGCCAATGTTTTGGGTAAACAGGACGATGTAGCTGCCTATACCGCTCTCTTGAAACGCATCAAAGACGCCTTCTTTAAAGAATACGTAACTCCCAACGGCCGGCTGGTATCGGGGACACAAACAGCCTACACGCTGGCGCTCAATTTCGATATGCTGCCCGAATCGCTCCGCCCGCAAGCTGCGCAGCGTTTGGTAGAAAACATTCATGCCTACGGCAACCACCTCACCACGGGCTTTTTAGGGACACCTTACCTGTGCCATGTCCTTACCCGTTTCGGGCATAACGATATGGCATACCGCCTTTTGCTGCAGGATACCTACCCGTCGTGGCTGTACCCGGTAAAAATGGGTGCTACCACCATCTGGGAACGCTGGGATGGTATCAAACCTGATAAAACCTTCGAGGCTGCCAGCATGAACTCGTTCAACCACTACTCCTATGGTGCCATCGGCGACTGGATGTACCGCGTTATGGCCGGCCTGGATACCTACGACGATCAGCCCGGTTACAAACATATCCGCGTAATGCCGCACCCGGGCGGTGGTTTTACCAATGCGACTGCAAGTTTGGAAACCTATTACGGAAAAGCGGCATCAGGCTGGGAAGTTAAAGACGGGAAGACTTATTATAGCATCGATATCCCGGCAAATACCAAAGCTGATATTTACCTGCCTGCATCATCAGTTAACGACATCACCGAAAATGGTAAGGCGCTTGCCGTCGATAAGGATATCAGTGTCGGCGCTGCTGAAAACGGTTACGTATTGATCAAGGCTGGATCTGGAAGTTATCATTTTGCCGCGCCTGCACCAACAGCCCCAACGGTTACGACATCAAAATAG
- a CDS encoding C39 family peptidase → MKILRPLLVFLVLISAQRTFSQDQQPVYVGIRSEDFKFYASPQHNSNWCWAASLQMIFNYYGVNITQEQIVARSYGIDPNGELPNWTGSWQVITANLNNWSVDNSGRQYAVRAVFYQGAPNPAYLIQELSRQHPILIGYQSGPNSGHAVVITACSYTESYYGPVIQSIVVRDPWPSEENAATEGRREYTGISLANLIQGHWYIMVQ, encoded by the coding sequence ATGAAAATATTGAGGCCTCTCCTGGTCTTCCTGGTGCTTATATCAGCGCAGCGCACTTTTAGCCAGGACCAGCAGCCGGTTTATGTAGGTATACGGAGTGAAGATTTCAAATTCTATGCATCGCCGCAGCACAATTCCAACTGGTGCTGGGCGGCATCGCTGCAAATGATATTCAATTATTACGGTGTTAACATCACCCAGGAACAAATTGTGGCGCGGAGCTACGGCATCGACCCCAACGGCGAGCTGCCAAACTGGACCGGCAGCTGGCAGGTGATAACCGCTAACCTGAACAACTGGAGCGTGGATAACAGCGGCAGGCAATATGCAGTTCGAGCTGTTTTCTACCAGGGCGCGCCTAACCCTGCTTATTTGATACAGGAATTATCGCGTCAGCACCCCATCCTTATCGGGTATCAAAGCGGGCCGAATTCGGGCCACGCGGTGGTGATAACGGCATGCAGCTACACCGAAAGCTATTACGGCCCGGTAATTCAATCCATCGTGGTGCGCGATCCCTGGCCGAGTGAGGAGAACGCCGCAACCGAAGGACGAAGAGAATACACCGGCATAAGCCTGGCAAATTTGATACAGGGCCATTGGTATATTATGGTGCAATAG
- a CDS encoding outer membrane beta-barrel protein, producing the protein MKKLLLLTAFVSITCFVNAQSTTYHAFKVDIDLGYAIPSAGNGGGTKAGVTFTVEPHYRLSDDLAIGFRFEGAGLGYQDVTAGTTKTHVSLLTSYCPSIEYYFAKTGFRPFGGAGAGLFSQQAVSGSNGNVVLAPSASSIGFFPRVGFEAGHFRMAAAYNVVGHSSSYASFTIGVFFGGGKK; encoded by the coding sequence ATGAAAAAACTATTATTACTCACAGCATTCGTCAGCATTACCTGCTTTGTTAATGCGCAATCAACCACATACCACGCGTTTAAGGTCGATATTGACCTCGGCTACGCTATCCCTTCGGCAGGTAACGGCGGCGGTACAAAGGCCGGTGTCACTTTTACCGTCGAACCACATTACCGCTTGTCTGACGACCTGGCGATAGGCTTCCGGTTTGAAGGCGCGGGCCTGGGTTACCAGGATGTAACCGCCGGGACTACCAAAACGCATGTATCACTTTTAACTTCCTATTGCCCGTCTATCGAATATTATTTCGCTAAAACAGGGTTCCGGCCGTTTGGTGGCGCCGGAGCCGGCCTTTTCTCGCAGCAGGCCGTGAGCGGATCCAATGGAAACGTAGTGCTGGCCCCAAGCGCATCCAGCATTGGCTTCTTTCCACGGGTTGGCTTCGAAGCGGGTCATTTCCGGATGGCAGCGGCTTATAATGTAGTTGGACACAGCTCGAGTTATGCGTCCTTTACCATCGGCGTCTTCTTTGGAGGTGGTAAAAAGTAG
- a CDS encoding sensor histidine kinase, protein MAAKATTWFRKYKLLHVLMWTIVMAFSFLAYYNPATSIFSQVANVVVVSAFQTIPFYFSAYVLVPRLLYRRKFAAFIISFIVLVISMGLITLFFTRIVDHLTTHAQTIIPDWQTLGPSVDLFIWNSILAAFGASGLKILSDRFRIEKRLVEVEKEKIQTELSFLRSQINPHFLFNVMNTIYFQIEKTNADARISVEKFSEMLRYQLYECTTDKIQIQKELLYIQNYVAIQTLRMEKESDISLMIDDEMGEFLIAPLLILPIVENAFKHVSNFKEAHRNKIHLTVKNQDKKTFFVEAVNTYDQSDGQKHLLQTGGLGIQNLKRRLELLYPDRYELNINRNENTYQTVLKLQYDD, encoded by the coding sequence ATGGCTGCAAAAGCAACTACCTGGTTCAGGAAATACAAATTGCTGCATGTATTGATGTGGACCATTGTAATGGCATTTTCTTTTCTCGCTTATTACAATCCTGCCACCAGTATTTTTTCCCAGGTCGCCAATGTTGTTGTGGTTAGCGCATTTCAAACTATCCCCTTTTATTTTTCGGCATATGTGTTGGTGCCCCGCCTTCTTTACAGGCGAAAATTTGCGGCGTTCATTATTTCATTTATTGTTTTAGTGATCTCCATGGGGTTAATAACTCTGTTTTTCACCAGGATAGTGGACCATCTTACCACGCACGCGCAAACCATTATACCCGATTGGCAAACGCTGGGCCCCTCGGTGGACCTGTTTATATGGAACAGTATACTTGCTGCGTTCGGCGCCAGCGGCTTAAAAATATTATCCGACCGCTTCCGGATTGAAAAAAGGTTGGTTGAAGTGGAGAAGGAGAAGATACAAACCGAGTTGTCGTTCCTCCGTTCACAGATCAACCCTCACTTTCTGTTCAATGTGATGAATACCATCTATTTCCAGATAGAAAAAACAAACGCGGATGCCCGTATCTCGGTCGAAAAATTTTCGGAGATGCTGCGCTACCAGCTTTATGAATGCACAACAGATAAAATTCAAATACAAAAGGAACTGCTTTATATACAAAATTATGTGGCCATCCAGACCCTGCGTATGGAGAAGGAGTCCGATATCAGTTTAATGATCGATGATGAAATGGGCGAATTCCTGATAGCCCCCCTGCTGATATTGCCAATTGTCGAAAACGCATTCAAGCATGTCTCAAATTTTAAAGAGGCTCACAGGAATAAAATACACCTCACCGTAAAAAACCAGGATAAGAAAACTTTTTTTGTGGAGGCGGTAAATACCTACGATCAGTCGGATGGACAAAAGCACTTGTTGCAAACGGGAGGCCTGGGTATACAGAACCTGAAACGGCGGCTCGAGCTTCTGTACCCGGACAGGTACGAGTTGAATATTAACAGGAATGAAAACACTTACCAAACCGTTCTAAAACTGCAGTACGATGATTAA
- a CDS encoding NHL repeat-containing protein, producing MKSIKIPLLFLAVAAVFFSSCSKKSAVTPTIPKVLTVTTLAGSTTIGHQDGIAAAAGFNNASGLAFSSDGTLYVGDWANNLIRKINVNTGAVSTFAGTVAPGFNDGPISSAIFNGTANIVFDKSGNLFIADEENNRIREITTAGNAVTIAGSGLQGSADGVGTAASFFHPEGMVIDANNNLYVADNNNTIRKINLATKQVSTYAGTGVRGFKNGPVASATFSSPYGLAMDANGDIYVGDIVNNCIRKITVSTGMVSTFAGTSVQGLSNGPALNATFYFPCGVAFDPKGNLFVAELKNNTIRKIATDGTVSTYAGTGQKGATNGPATQATFSQPIGLAIDASGNVFVADEYNSEIREISLKQQQQ from the coding sequence ATGAAAAGCATTAAAATCCCCCTATTATTCCTGGCAGTGGCAGCTGTGTTTTTTTCATCCTGCTCAAAAAAGAGCGCGGTTACGCCAACCATCCCGAAAGTTCTGACTGTAACCACACTGGCGGGGAGCACCACCATAGGTCACCAGGACGGAATTGCTGCCGCAGCGGGCTTTAACAACGCATCGGGGCTGGCTTTCAGCAGCGACGGCACCCTATACGTTGGCGATTGGGCCAACAACCTGATACGAAAAATAAACGTGAATACCGGGGCAGTTTCCACTTTTGCCGGAACGGTTGCCCCCGGATTTAATGACGGCCCCATCTCTTCGGCTATTTTTAATGGCACTGCCAATATTGTATTCGACAAATCGGGCAATCTTTTTATCGCAGACGAGGAGAACAACCGGATACGCGAAATAACTACTGCGGGAAACGCAGTCACCATAGCAGGCAGCGGCCTGCAGGGGTCGGCCGACGGCGTTGGCACAGCGGCTTCTTTTTTCCACCCCGAGGGTATGGTTATCGACGCAAACAATAACCTGTATGTCGCGGACAATAATAATACTATTCGCAAAATAAACCTGGCCACCAAGCAAGTAAGCACCTATGCGGGTACGGGCGTGCGGGGCTTTAAAAACGGCCCGGTTGCCAGCGCAACTTTCAGCAGCCCGTATGGATTGGCGATGGACGCCAACGGGGATATATATGTTGGCGATATAGTGAACAATTGTATCCGCAAGATCACGGTTTCGACAGGCATGGTAAGTACGTTTGCAGGTACCAGCGTACAGGGCCTGTCAAACGGCCCTGCATTGAACGCAACGTTTTATTTCCCCTGCGGGGTAGCTTTCGACCCGAAAGGCAACCTGTTTGTGGCAGAACTTAAAAACAATACCATACGAAAAATAGCGACTGACGGCACAGTAAGCACTTATGCAGGCACGGGCCAGAAAGGTGCAACCAACGGGCCGGCAACGCAAGCCACATTTTCGCAGCCTATCGGCCTGGCAATTGATGCCAGCGGAAACGTATTCGTAGCAGATGAATATAATAGCGAGATACGGGAGATCAGCTTAAAACAGCAGCAACAGTAA
- a CDS encoding OsmC family protein: MKISASIKSALNRHEVSVQTNDSAKEMNIAVKPTGFGSSVNGGELLMLSLATCFCNDIYREAAKKNIEVTGVEVEFVSEFGAEGEPGSDFRYKAHVKANATDAEIADLIAHTDRMAEIHNTLRKGLAVTLSK, translated from the coding sequence ATGAAAATATCTGCCAGTATAAAAAGCGCGCTCAACCGGCACGAGGTAAGCGTGCAAACCAACGACTCGGCTAAAGAAATGAACATCGCTGTGAAACCGACAGGCTTCGGCTCGTCGGTTAACGGTGGCGAGTTGCTGATGCTTTCTTTAGCTACCTGTTTTTGTAATGATATTTACCGCGAGGCTGCCAAAAAAAACATAGAAGTTACCGGTGTGGAAGTAGAATTTGTGAGCGAATTTGGCGCCGAGGGCGAACCTGGTTCCGATTTCAGGTACAAGGCCCATGTAAAAGCCAATGCCACGGATGCAGAAATAGCCGACCTGATAGCCCATACCGACCGCATGGCGGAGATACATAACACATTGCGGAAAGGTTTAGCTGTAACGCTTAGCAAATAA
- a CDS encoding cytochrome d ubiquinol oxidase subunit II, with product MLYVVITYLWLALLLYLLLGGADFGAGIIELFTSEDNKAKTRRISYEAIGPVWEANHMWLIIAIVILFVGFPDIYSTMSVHLHIPLAIMLLGIIARGTAFAFRNYDAVVDNMQKVYNKIFVYSSFVTPLFLGIIAGSAVSGQIDTHATTFVSAYIDSWLNWFSVSIGFFTVSLCGFIAAIYLIGEATDVEERRRFVRKAMQMNVAAVISGSLVFVSAIADGIPLVDWVFGNPIGIAAVTAAIISLIVLWRMIHNGRARTLRLLAGFQITMVLITVTYKHYPNIVILKGGGYLSLIANKSADKSIETLALALLIGSLFILPALVYLIYSFQKRGVEDHR from the coding sequence ATGCTCTACGTCGTCATCACATATCTCTGGTTAGCGCTGCTGCTCTACCTCCTTTTGGGCGGGGCCGACTTTGGCGCGGGCATTATCGAGCTTTTTACTTCCGAAGATAATAAGGCCAAAACCCGGCGTATCAGTTACGAGGCCATCGGCCCGGTTTGGGAAGCTAATCACATGTGGCTCATTATTGCTATAGTGATCCTGTTTGTCGGGTTCCCGGATATTTATTCTACCATGTCCGTCCACCTGCATATTCCGCTGGCTATTATGCTATTGGGTATCATCGCCCGGGGCACAGCCTTTGCTTTCCGTAATTACGATGCCGTGGTTGATAACATGCAGAAGGTTTACAACAAGATATTCGTGTACTCCAGCTTTGTCACGCCCTTGTTCCTGGGCATCATTGCCGGCAGCGCGGTATCCGGGCAAATCGATACGCATGCCACTACATTCGTATCAGCCTATATTGATAGCTGGCTCAACTGGTTCTCGGTGTCCATCGGCTTTTTTACGGTGTCGCTTTGCGGTTTTATCGCGGCCATCTACCTTATCGGCGAGGCCACGGATGTGGAAGAGCGCCGCAGGTTTGTGCGTAAGGCTATGCAAATGAATGTTGCTGCCGTAATATCCGGCTCCCTGGTTTTCGTTTCGGCAATTGCAGATGGCATACCGCTGGTCGATTGGGTTTTCGGCAACCCCATAGGCATTGCTGCCGTTACGGCCGCTATTATATCCCTTATCGTTTTATGGAGAATGATCCATAACGGCCGCGCCCGAACCCTGCGCCTGCTGGCCGGGTTCCAGATCACCATGGTACTCATCACGGTAACTTATAAACACTACCCCAATATTGTGATACTTAAAGGCGGCGGCTACCTGTCCCTCATCGCTAACAAAAGTGCCGATAAATCTATCGAGACCCTCGCGCTGGCCCTGCTCATCGGCAGTCTTTTTATTTTACCGGCGCTGGTTTATTTGATCTATAGCTTTCAAAAGAGGGGAGTGGAGGATCATCGATAA
- a CDS encoding bacteriocin-like protein has protein sequence MKDQNTKFSGSHQKLSREEMKQIKGGTCNPGPYYNKPCYDISECGGSECATTLYCYHANGNQYTLGVCLFR, from the coding sequence ATGAAGGATCAAAACACGAAGTTTTCGGGCTCCCATCAAAAGCTTAGTCGCGAAGAAATGAAGCAGATCAAGGGCGGCACCTGCAACCCGGGGCCATATTACAATAAACCCTGCTACGATATTTCGGAATGCGGCGGCTCTGAATGTGCAACAACACTTTATTGCTACCACGCCAATGGTAACCAGTACACATTAGGGGTTTGTTTATTCAGGTAA
- a CDS encoding cytochrome ubiquinol oxidase subunit I, whose amino-acid sequence MDDFLAARSQMALSLGFHIVFSCIGMVMPFFMAIAHWYWLKTKDPVYKNITKAWSKGVAIFFATGAVSGTVLSFELGLLWPAFMKHAGPIFGMPFSLEGTAFFIEAIALGFFLYGWERFNPWFHWFTGLIVGISGIVSGILVVSANSWMNSPSGFDYVNGQYLHIDPIKAMFNEAWFQQALHMSIAAFAATGFAVAGVHALMIVRKKNPRFHYMAFRIAIVFGAVAAILQPLSGDISAKDVAKRQPAKLAAMEAHFKTEKFAPLIIGGIPDTATKEVNYAIRIPGMLSFMTYEDFNAEVKGLDQIPAKNQPPVAVTHYAFQIMVGLGMAMLALSLLYFTALIKKKKWFGKAWFLKLFVAATPLGFIAVEAGWTVTEVGRQPWIIQGIMRTADAVTPMPGIAYSFYIFTAVYISLSLVVTFMLYRQIKMVPKMYDVAPH is encoded by the coding sequence ATGGATGATTTTCTCGCCGCCAGGTCGCAAATGGCGCTTTCGTTAGGGTTCCACATCGTGTTTTCGTGCATCGGCATGGTGATGCCCTTTTTTATGGCGATAGCGCACTGGTACTGGCTTAAAACCAAAGATCCTGTTTACAAAAACATCACCAAAGCATGGAGCAAGGGTGTAGCTATATTTTTCGCCACGGGTGCGGTATCGGGTACGGTGCTGTCGTTCGAGTTGGGGCTGCTTTGGCCCGCATTTATGAAACACGCCGGCCCCATCTTCGGCATGCCGTTCTCGCTCGAAGGGACAGCCTTCTTTATCGAAGCTATTGCGCTTGGATTTTTCCTGTACGGATGGGAGCGCTTCAACCCCTGGTTCCACTGGTTTACAGGGCTTATAGTGGGTATAAGCGGCATTGTGTCGGGTATCCTGGTGGTGTCGGCCAATAGCTGGATGAACAGTCCCTCGGGTTTCGATTATGTGAACGGGCAATACCTGCACATCGACCCCATTAAAGCGATGTTCAACGAAGCCTGGTTCCAGCAGGCGCTGCACATGTCCATCGCAGCGTTCGCGGCAACAGGTTTTGCAGTTGCAGGCGTCCATGCGCTGATGATCGTCCGCAAAAAGAATCCCAGGTTTCATTACATGGCCTTTCGCATCGCAATTGTGTTCGGTGCGGTGGCGGCCATACTACAGCCTTTAAGCGGCGATATATCTGCTAAAGACGTCGCCAAAAGACAGCCGGCAAAGCTCGCCGCTATGGAGGCCCATTTCAAAACAGAAAAATTTGCCCCGCTCATCATTGGCGGCATACCCGATACGGCGACGAAAGAAGTCAATTACGCCATCAGAATTCCCGGCATGCTCAGCTTTATGACCTACGAAGATTTCAACGCCGAAGTAAAGGGCCTGGACCAAATACCCGCAAAAAATCAGCCGCCTGTAGCGGTCACGCACTATGCCTTCCAAATTATGGTGGGCCTGGGTATGGCTATGCTGGCCCTGTCGCTGTTGTATTTTACCGCTTTGATCAAAAAGAAAAAATGGTTTGGCAAGGCCTGGTTTCTGAAGCTGTTTGTAGCAGCAACGCCTTTAGGCTTTATCGCCGTGGAAGCCGGCTGGACGGTAACGGAAGTGGGCCGCCAGCCATGGATTATACAAGGCATTATGCGCACTGCCGATGCGGTAACGCCCATGCCGGGTATAGCGTATTCGTTTTACATTTTCACAGCTGTATATATTTCATTAAGCCTGGTGGTTACGTTTATGCTGTATCGTCAGATAAAAATGGTACCGAAAATGTACGATGTTGCGCCTCACTAA
- a CDS encoding TMEM175 family protein, which yields MKKGRLEAFSDGVIAIIITIMVLELKVPTGIYGDDWRAIVAMAPTFLTYALSFVYVGIYWNNHHHMFYLVDSITGSALWANLNLLFWLSLMPFATGWMGENHFSKWPVVGYGVVLIMCAVSYTILAYTLTRHHRNDSALALALGRDWKGKGSLALYVIAVAVAFFQPYIALGIYTIVAIIWFIPDRRIEKRVHQHSE from the coding sequence ATGAAAAAAGGACGGCTTGAAGCCTTCAGCGACGGCGTAATTGCCATCATCATCACCATTATGGTGCTCGAGCTTAAGGTGCCTACCGGCATCTACGGCGACGATTGGCGCGCCATAGTGGCCATGGCCCCCACCTTTCTTACCTATGCGCTCAGCTTCGTATACGTGGGCATCTACTGGAACAACCACCACCACATGTTCTACCTGGTGGATAGCATTACCGGCAGCGCCCTGTGGGCCAACTTAAATTTGCTGTTCTGGCTGTCGCTGATGCCCTTCGCCACCGGCTGGATGGGCGAAAACCACTTTTCCAAATGGCCCGTGGTGGGTTACGGCGTGGTGCTCATCATGTGCGCCGTATCGTACACCATACTCGCCTACACGCTAACCCGGCACCACCGTAACGATTCGGCCCTGGCCCTTGCCCTCGGCCGCGACTGGAAAGGCAAAGGCTCGCTCGCCCTGTATGTTATTGCTGTGGCGGTCGCCTTTTTTCAACCCTATATCGCCCTCGGCATCTACACCATCGTCGCCATCATCTGGTTCATCCCCGACCGGCGCATCGAAAAACGGGTGCATCAGCACAGCGAGTAG